The Virgibacillus sp. SK37 region TGATAAACCTCTCATTTGTTAAGTGAATATTACGCATCCGGTCCAGGCGATAATGGCGCACTTCATCTGTTTTTATAAATCGTCCAATTAGATAATAGTAATCGTTCTGCCAAATAAGAGCATATGGCTCCACGTAATATAAATCTCCATTACGATTATATTCAAATTTCTTATCTACATTAAACTTTCCATATTGATATGTAAGTATCTTTTTTTCTGCTATTGCTCGGTGTACAAAGTCAATATTCAATTTCACCAATTCATAATCAATATTGGCAGATTGACTAAATAAGACTGGTTCTGGCAAAGTTTTGGCAATTTGTTTACTTGTTAATTGCTTTAACTTTTCAATTAACAGCTTCTTCTCTTTTGTTGTTATAAATTTAGCGGAGAGAATAGCATCAACCATAAGCCTTAGCTGATATGTTTCAAACAATCTGGTTTGATGGCTGTAATAGTTTTTACCGAATTTACCCTTATTCGTTACAACTTCAAAATCCATATCATCGAGCGTTTCCAGATCCTTTTTTATCGTACGGTGATCCAGTTGTCTCTCAGGCATTAACTCTCTGAGCTTATCAACTAATTCGCTAATCCCCATTTCGTTCTGATCATCTGTTTGCTGAAATAATATTTCTCTTATTTTCAATAGACGATAGTTACTGCTACGTTCCATATTTCTTTACCTCCCTTAAAACCGAGAAAAGAACCATACAATGAAATTATGGTCCTTTATCTTATGACAAACTTTTTAACTTTTTTAGATATGTTAATAATAAATGATTGCTTCGTTGAAGGTAAACTACCTGGTATTAATTTCCTTTCAGTTTTAAAAGCATGTGTGTAATTTTCCAACTTGCCTTGGTATATTAACTTCAGACCATCCAACTTACGAATGTCTCCTGGAGTTACAAAGCATGTCGGTTTATCAAAAACAAATTTTTCTGCATCCCCGCATACTGTTGCCACAAATTGAGAACAAAACAGAGCATATTTGCGATCAATTTCAACTTGAAACAGTACTGCCAATAATCCTATAAAATTATATTTATAATCTGCCTTTTTTGCTTCGATTTCTTTTATACGCAACATAACCGTTTCATATTCTTGTTCTGATACCGTATAGCTATAGATAGCGCAGTAGGATTTTTTCAGGAATTCAGATCGAATGTCTTCTTGAACAAAACCACCAATAAAGGGATTCCTCGGTTGCTTTCGACCAAAGCTGTAAACTTCTTTCAATTCTGAATCAAAACAAATGGAGACATGATTCAGTGATTGCTTTGTATAATAGTTAATTGCTTTCGCTAAATATGTTCCCGTATCTGTAAAGAGAAAATAAATCGTTCGTTCACTCACCTAAAGTCCCTCCCCCCTGCACCGCCTCTAGGTTGTATAACTGTACAATCCTTTTTATCTACTATTACAAAAAATTAACAAATATACAAGTTAATTTTTTGTATATTTCATCATTATTTACAAATTTAAAGCCTGTTAACATTGACTAAACTGCATAAATACCGTAAGCTTACGTTGATTACTATTTATTTTTATTGGAGGATTCTACAAGAATGATTAATGTAACTAACGTTAGTTTACGATATGGTGATAAAAAGTTATTTGAAGATGTAAATTTAAAGTTTACACCTGGTAACTGCTATGGGCTAATAGGTGCAAATGGAGCCGGAAAATCTACATTTCTAAAGATTCTCTCTGGTGAAATTGAGCCACAATCAGGTGCTGTTTCTTTGTCTCCAGGTGAAAGATTAGCAATACTAAAGCAGAATCACTTTGAATATGAAGAACATCAAGTACTCGATACTGTCTTAATGGGACATGAAAAGCTTTATTCCGTTAAACAAGAGAAGGATGCCATTTATATGAAAGGCGATTTTTCTGAAGAAGATGGTATGCGTGCTGCTGAATTAGAAGGTGAATTTGCTGAAATGAATGGTTGGGAAGCTGAATCAGATGCAGCTGTGCTCCTTAAAGGGCTTGGTGTTGATGAATCCCTCCACATGACGAAGATGGCTGATTTGTCTGCAGATCAAAAGGTAAAAGTACTTTTGGCCCAGGCTTTATTCGGTAATCCAGATATCCTTTTACTTGATGAGCCTACTAACGGACTTGATATTCAAGCAATCCAATGGCTGGAAGAATTTCTAATTAACTTTGAGAACACTGTCATTGTTGTATCTCATGACAGACACTTTTTAAATAAAGTATGCACACATATTGCAGATGTTGACTACGGAAAAATCCAAATCTACATCGGTAACTATGATTTCTGGTACGAATCAAGCCAGTTAGCTGCAAAAATGGCGCAGGAAGCCAATAAAAAGAAAGAAGAAAAAATTAAAGAGCTGCAATCCTTTGTTGCACGATTTAGTGCTAATGCCTCTAAATCGAAGCAAGCAACTTCGCGTAAAAAATTACTTGACAATATCACCCTTGATGACATTAAACCTTCATCCAGAAAATATCCGTATATTTCCTTTACCCCCGAACGTGAAATAGGTAATGATTTACTTCGTGTCGAAGGTCTTACCAAAACAATTGGCGGGAAAAAAGTATTGGATAACGTAAGCTTTACAATGAACAAGGATGACAAGATAGCGCTTGTTGGAAAAGATGATATTGCCAAAACCACCTTATTCCGAATTTTGATGGGTGAAATTGAGCCAGATGCAGGAACCTATAAATGGGGAGTAACTACATCACAATCTTATTTCCCTAAAGATAATGCTGCTTATTTCGAAAATAATGATATGCCATTGGTCGATTGGTTACGTCAATACTCACCGGAAGACGAAACGGAAACATTCCTTCGTGGCTTCCTTGGCAGAATGTTATTCTCTGGTGAACAAGCCTTGAAAAAAGCAAACGTATTATCAGGTGGAGAAAAAGTCCGCTGTATGCTATCTAAAATGATGTTGAGTAATGCCAATGTCTTGTTACTTGATGAACCAACAAACCATTTAGATCTGGAGTCTATCACTGCATTGAATAATGGTCTTATTAAATTTAAGGGCTCTATCTTATTCACGTCTCATGACCATCAATTTGTTCAGAGTATCGCTAATCGTCTGATTGAGATTACTCCAAACGGAATTATTGATAAAGAAATGAGCTACGATGAATACGTACAGGATAAACAACTACAGAAAAAAATAGCTGAAATGTACGCTAGTTAATTTAAAATAGCGCTCCTCTTAGTGAGGAGCGTTTTTTTGATGGGGCTATGGAAATGTTGGGCAGTTCACGTTAATTCATTCAAGTCCATTTCTGGGGAGTAGGAAGAAACTGCGACGTAACTTTATTGATGAAAAGCTCAGTAAAATATTTGAGGGGAAGTGCCCCATTGATTTCCGTTTCAGGCGGACGCTTTCCGCCGGCATGGCCTCAGCCGCTTCCTCCGCTACGCTCCGTCCAGGGTCTTCGCCTCATGCTATTCCGGCAGGAGTCGCCGCCCTCCACTCCAATCAATTCGTAACTGCTTTAAACTATAAATAACTAGTTATTATCTAACAACTTTACTAGTGAAGGAAAAACACGAAGACTCCTCGGAAAGAAAAAACATCTTTCCTTCGTGCGATGCACAATTCGCTGAAGCCTTCCTTGTCCTGTGGGAAAAGCAACAGCTGAAGATCCCACAGGAAGTGGTTTTCTTCCGAGGAAGCTGAAGCGTTGCCCATGCAAAGCGAAGTGTATTTTCCGAAGCGGCCGCTTAAACTACTACCAAGTTACGTCGTAGTTTATCTATATTGTGAATTATTGTTAATTCTCAAGATATTTCTTGGTATCTAAAAAAGCGCCCTTTTACAGGACGCTTTTTACTTATTTCTCACGAATTTTTTCCAACATATCTTTTGTCATTTTATCAATGTCATATTCTGCTTTAAATCCCCACTCGCTTTTTGCCGCAGAGGAATCAATACTATTTGGCCAGCTGTCAGCAATGTTTTGTCGAACAGGATCAACGTTATATGTCAGTTCAAACTCAGGGATGTGTTTCTTGATAGCTTTTTCAAAATCCTCTGGTGCTGCAGAAATTGCAGATATATTAAATGCATTGCGGTGCTTCAACTTCGCAGGATCAGCTTCCATTAAATCAACAATTGCATTCAAAGCATCTGGCATATACATCATATCCATATATGTACCTTTACCAATGTAAGAGCTGTATGCTTTATTTTTAATAGCTTCATAATAAATTTCTACAGCATAATCTGTCGTACCACCACCCGGAGGCGTTACATAAGAAATCAATCCAGGGAATCGTACACCCCGTGTATCCACGCCAAAACGATGATGATAATAGTCTGCCAATAGCTCTCCAGCCACTTTATTAACACCATACATGGTATTTGGTCGTTGTAACGTATCCTGAGGGGTATTATCTTTTGGTGTTGAAGGTCCAAATGCACCAATGGAGCTAGGAGTGAAGAACTGTAAATTAAGCTCATGTGCCACTTCTAACGCATTAACAAGACCACCCATGTTAATATCCCAAGCTATTTTAGGGACAACTTCTGCCTTGGCTGAAAGTAGTGCAGCTAAGTGCATAATGGTATCAACCTTATGCTCTTTTGCTACCTCCATTAATCGGTCTCCATTCGTGACGTCTGCAATCTCAAATGGTCCTGCATCACGGATGCCCTCAACTTCTCTTATATCTGCTCCAATTACATTATCTTTTCCATATGTTTTTCTCAGTTTTCCCACAAGCTCGGATCCAATTTGTCCTAGAGCCCCTGTAACTAAAATTTTTCTCATTTCCTAAACCCTTTCTATGTTGAATAGAGAATTGTGTAAACAAATTTAAAAGCCGGAGGGGAATTCCCCCTCACAGCGGACTAAATTAAGCCCATTTCTTTTCCAACTTTTTCGTAAACTGAAATTGCTTTATCAAGCATTTCTTTTGTATGTGCAGCAGTAGGCATATTACGAACACGACCCGTGCCGCGCGGTACTGTAGGGAACACAATTGATTTAGCATAGACTCCTTCTTCAAAAAGACGCTTACTAAATCTTTGTGTATCATTTTCGTCACCAATAATACAAGGAGTAATTGGAGTTTCACTGTTCCCAATATCAAAGCCTAGCTTCTTCAACCCATCCTTTAAATAGTTAGCGTTCTCCCAAAGCTTCTCATTCAATTCCGTGCTTTCCATCAAAAGCTCG contains the following coding sequences:
- a CDS encoding YafY family protein, with the translated sequence MERSSNYRLLKIREILFQQTDDQNEMGISELVDKLRELMPERQLDHRTIKKDLETLDDMDFEVVTNKGKFGKNYYSHQTRLFETYQLRLMVDAILSAKFITTKEKKLLIEKLKQLTSKQIAKTLPEPVLFSQSANIDYELVKLNIDFVHRAIAEKKILTYQYGKFNVDKKFEYNRNGDLYYVEPYALIWQNDYYYLIGRFIKTDEVRHYRLDRMRNIHLTNERFIKKDFDLNEYVNQSFHMFAGEEIRIKIRFHLHLVNVVLDRFGHDANIKQLDETHFLLTTKAKLSDGLINWILTWGHKAKVIEPEYVVQEMRERIQQMAALYMTDID
- a CDS encoding ABC-F family ATP-binding cassette domain-containing protein, with the protein product MINVTNVSLRYGDKKLFEDVNLKFTPGNCYGLIGANGAGKSTFLKILSGEIEPQSGAVSLSPGERLAILKQNHFEYEEHQVLDTVLMGHEKLYSVKQEKDAIYMKGDFSEEDGMRAAELEGEFAEMNGWEAESDAAVLLKGLGVDESLHMTKMADLSADQKVKVLLAQALFGNPDILLLDEPTNGLDIQAIQWLEEFLINFENTVIVVSHDRHFLNKVCTHIADVDYGKIQIYIGNYDFWYESSQLAAKMAQEANKKKEEKIKELQSFVARFSANASKSKQATSRKKLLDNITLDDIKPSSRKYPYISFTPEREIGNDLLRVEGLTKTIGGKKVLDNVSFTMNKDDKIALVGKDDIAKTTLFRILMGEIEPDAGTYKWGVTTSQSYFPKDNAAYFENNDMPLVDWLRQYSPEDETETFLRGFLGRMLFSGEQALKKANVLSGGEKVRCMLSKMMLSNANVLLLDEPTNHLDLESITALNNGLIKFKGSILFTSHDHQFVQSIANRLIEITPNGIIDKEMSYDEYVQDKQLQKKIAEMYAS
- a CDS encoding L-threonine 3-dehydrogenase, producing the protein MRKILVTGALGQIGSELVGKLRKTYGKDNVIGADIREVEGIRDAGPFEIADVTNGDRLMEVAKEHKVDTIMHLAALLSAKAEVVPKIAWDINMGGLVNALEVAHELNLQFFTPSSIGAFGPSTPKDNTPQDTLQRPNTMYGVNKVAGELLADYYHHRFGVDTRGVRFPGLISYVTPPGGGTTDYAVEIYYEAIKNKAYSSYIGKGTYMDMMYMPDALNAIVDLMEADPAKLKHRNAFNISAISAAPEDFEKAIKKHIPEFELTYNVDPVRQNIADSWPNSIDSSAAKSEWGFKAEYDIDKMTKDMLEKIREK